One segment of bacterium DNA contains the following:
- a CDS encoding YCF48-related protein yields MKYFHLVLLLGLLAITPSLSAQVWEWQRPALTGNTLNSVTFNGTGSGWAAGSGGTLLHTTDSGLTWNDYSGILPRWANVQQIVFADSLHGWAIGIRGIAFFDFSSAVFRTTDGGESWEEQTSISADGFPSAIAFPTPAIGFMVGYASIEVPTGVLWRTTDSGDTWASTPLDSMVRARHLKFVDSQNGWIVGGPNVLRTTDGGQTWMCSHIIPDTPFYNVSGFEFASPLLGWATVPLFGLAMYRTTDGGVTWSQLHDDYSYGKTLLFTDEWHGWSFGNRFTSRTTDGGITWIASPDTLLNVGSLNGGWTDGNGRVFAVAEGGTILASVDSGTHWSRACGGLVLCDGIPEMCFSDARHGWIAAGPNLLYTTNGGQEWNTQTVNDTVHGMGGITFTDSLHGWIVVGDGAILKTVDGGATWAQMRAGQPLSYGDRLSVTDSLYGWFGLTLGDTTTVLRTTNGGQTWMPQRRWTHASLSRLQFVDRRHGWVMTDSLFRTRNGGISWDSVVFGQYRFPAGFFALDSAYCWVTVADQQLGYGYVIRTTNGGDTWERTEDPLYPYFCSRSEGWSLGNIYARDGVEHTTDEGTFWEHVDFPGGDFRYNFVAAGPENIWAVGTGGCVLHYDAPAFSEGSHAAPPSSIHLCNYPNPFNPTTEIRFDLARAGKTSLKVYDLLGKEVAQLMNDVLPAGVHNATFDASKLPSGIYFYRLQSGTEIQSRKMIVLK; encoded by the coding sequence ATGAAGTACTTTCACCTCGTTCTGCTGCTTGGGCTGCTGGCCATCACTCCGAGCCTGAGCGCACAAGTCTGGGAATGGCAGCGTCCGGCGCTGACGGGCAATACCCTGAACAGCGTCACCTTCAACGGCACAGGCAGTGGCTGGGCGGCTGGCTCGGGCGGCACCCTGTTGCACACCACTGACAGCGGCCTGACTTGGAATGATTACTCTGGAATTCTGCCGCGCTGGGCCAATGTGCAACAGATCGTCTTTGCGGACTCGCTGCACGGCTGGGCCATCGGTATCCGTGGGATTGCCTTTTTCGATTTTTCCTCGGCAGTCTTCCGCACCACTGATGGCGGTGAGAGCTGGGAGGAGCAGACCTCAATTTCTGCGGACGGCTTTCCCTCTGCCATAGCCTTCCCCACGCCGGCTATTGGCTTTATGGTCGGCTATGCCAGCATCGAGGTTCCGACGGGCGTGCTGTGGAGAACTACCGACAGTGGTGACACGTGGGCATCCACACCTCTGGACAGCATGGTCCGCGCCCGCCATCTCAAGTTTGTCGATAGTCAGAACGGGTGGATTGTCGGCGGCCCGAATGTGCTTCGCACGACCGATGGTGGCCAGACTTGGATGTGCTCGCATATCATTCCCGATACACCTTTCTACAATGTAAGCGGATTTGAATTTGCCAGCCCGTTACTCGGCTGGGCGACCGTGCCGCTTTTTGGCTTGGCGATGTACCGCACCACAGATGGCGGCGTTACCTGGTCCCAACTGCACGATGATTATAGTTACGGGAAAACTCTGCTCTTTACCGACGAGTGGCACGGATGGTCTTTCGGGAACCGGTTCACGAGCCGTACGACGGACGGTGGCATAACATGGATAGCGTCCCCGGATACGCTGTTGAACGTCGGTTCGCTAAATGGCGGTTGGACGGACGGTAACGGCCGCGTGTTCGCGGTAGCGGAAGGAGGCACAATCCTGGCCTCTGTAGACAGCGGTACGCATTGGAGCAGGGCCTGCGGGGGGCTCGTGCTGTGTGATGGCATTCCGGAGATGTGCTTTTCCGATGCACGTCACGGCTGGATCGCCGCCGGTCCTAACCTACTGTACACCACGAACGGGGGACAGGAGTGGAATACTCAAACCGTGAACGATACCGTCCACGGGATGGGCGGTATAACCTTCACAGACAGCTTGCACGGCTGGATCGTCGTCGGTGATGGCGCGATTTTGAAGACGGTAGATGGCGGCGCGACGTGGGCTCAGATGCGCGCCGGACAGCCGCTCTCGTATGGCGACAGATTGAGTGTCACCGATTCGCTTTATGGATGGTTCGGCTTAACCTTGGGCGATACCACTACGGTGTTGCGCACCACTAACGGTGGACAGACATGGATGCCGCAACGACGATGGACGCACGCCAGCCTATCCCGGTTGCAGTTTGTCGATCGCCGGCACGGATGGGTGATGACCGACAGTCTGTTCCGCACCCGCAATGGTGGTATCTCTTGGGATTCGGTAGTGTTCGGCCAATACCGTTTTCCTGCGGGTTTCTTTGCCCTCGACTCTGCCTATTGTTGGGTAACCGTAGCCGATCAGCAGTTGGGGTACGGGTATGTCATACGAACCACGAATGGGGGCGACACTTGGGAGCGCACCGAAGATCCTCTATACCCGTATTTCTGTTCGCGTAGCGAGGGCTGGTCGTTGGGAAATATCTATGCCAGGGATGGTGTGGAACACACCACCGACGAAGGAACATTTTGGGAGCATGTGGATTTTCCGGGTGGAGATTTTCGCTACAATTTCGTCGCCGCCGGTCCGGAGAATATATGGGCGGTAGGCACTGGTGGCTGCGTGTTGCATTATGATGCGCCGGCATTCTCTGAGGGGTCCCATGCTGCACCACCGTCTTCTATCCATCTTTGCAACTACCCCAACCCTTTCAACCCCACGACCGAAATCCGTTTCGATCTGGCGCGGGCGGGGAAGACATCTCTCAAGGTATACGATCTGCTGGGGAAGGAAGTGGCGCAGCTCATGAATGATGTTCTTCCGGCGGGAGTACATAACGCAACCTTTGATGCATCCAAGCTGCCATCAGGAATTTACTTCTATCGCTTGCAAAGCGGCACAGAGATTCAAAGCCGCAAGATGATTGTGCTGAAATAG
- a CDS encoding aspartyl protease family protein, whose translation MKTVVLFLALLFCCGGLFAADPVAEIPFRWVMNQIILPVVIEGDTLNFQLDTGANPSLVDLTTAQARGLIVRPARHAPGDESRSNSLDYVAPLRHLNVGGVYIDSIPAMTVDLSLSSRYIGLPLHGVLGYSFFQNRIVQIDYRRHVVRLYDDRPDVDPGRNGVTVPMMMIEGETTPLIHDLTVDGTPLDAGIDTGSSFSFLLFPATVAALGLDNYGANIRADSVLHGESEETDILRGHRATVQIEEMRFNAAAVEFTREGWSSQGTDLWDGALGNAFFRNARLTLDYKNGLISIEL comes from the coding sequence ATGAAAACGGTTGTGCTTTTCCTCGCGCTGCTATTCTGCTGTGGAGGACTCTTCGCCGCAGACCCCGTTGCCGAGATCCCCTTTCGCTGGGTGATGAACCAGATCATTCTCCCGGTGGTGATCGAAGGGGATACTCTGAACTTTCAGCTCGACACCGGGGCTAACCCCTCGCTGGTCGATCTGACCACTGCGCAGGCTCGCGGCCTGATTGTCCGTCCCGCGCGCCATGCCCCCGGTGACGAGTCCCGCAGCAATTCGCTGGATTATGTGGCGCCCCTGCGCCATCTGAATGTCGGTGGAGTGTATATCGACAGTATCCCGGCAATGACGGTGGACCTCAGCCTGTCCTCGCGCTACATCGGTCTGCCGCTGCACGGAGTGCTGGGCTACAGTTTTTTCCAGAATCGCATCGTGCAGATCGACTACCGCCGCCACGTGGTGCGGCTCTATGATGACCGTCCGGATGTGGATCCGGGCCGCAATGGCGTGACCGTGCCCATGATGATGATTGAAGGCGAGACCACACCCCTCATCCACGACCTCACCGTGGATGGCACGCCCCTCGACGCGGGCATCGACACCGGTTCCAGCTTTTCCTTTCTGCTCTTTCCGGCCACAGTGGCGGCCCTCGGGCTGGACAACTACGGCGCCAACATCCGCGCCGACTCGGTGCTGCACGGCGAGAGCGAGGAAACCGATATTCTGCGCGGCCATCGCGCCACGGTGCAGATCGAGGAGATGCGCTTCAATGCCGCCGCCGTCGAATTCACCCGCGAGGGCTGGAGCAGCCAGGGGACCGATCTGTGGGATGGTGCGCTCGGCAACGCCTTCTTCCGCAATGCCCGCCTCACCCTCGATTATAAGAACGGCTTGATCTCCATCGAGCTATGA